From Camelus dromedarius isolate mCamDro1 chromosome 12, mCamDro1.pat, whole genome shotgun sequence, the proteins below share one genomic window:
- the LOC105098058 gene encoding olfactory receptor 51F2 produces MSNFQNTSSSSIIFLLTGVPGLEAFHTWISAPFCFLYVIALSGNSLILYAIVTQPSLHEPMYYFLSMLSTTDLGLSVSTLVTMLGIFWFNAREISFNACLSQMFFIKLFTVMESSVLLAMAFDRFVAISNPLRYATTLTDSRITQIVVAIVIRGTLTLTPMVALLTRLSFCRSHVLHHSYCFHPDVMKLSCTDTRINNAVGLTAMISTVGVDSILIPVSYVLITKIVLSIASPEERKKAFSMCISHIGAVAVFYIPLISLSFVHRFGKRVPAYVHTMIANTYLLIPPVMNPIIYSVKTKQIRKAVIKILHSKDT; encoded by the coding sequence ATGTCAAACTTCCAGAATACCTCATCCTCATCCATTATTTTCCTGCTGACTGGTGTTCCTGGGCTGGAAGCATTCCACACCTGGATCTCTGCTCCCTTCTGCTTTCTCTATGTAATCGCTCTCTCAGGAAACAGCCTGATTCTCTATGCCATTGTCACCCAGCCCAGCCTTCATGAACCTATGTATTATTTCCTCTCCATGCTGTCCACCACTGACCTTGGCTTGTCCGTATCCACTCTGGTCACCATGTTGGGGATATTCTGGTTCAATGCCAGGGAGATCAGCTTTAATGCCTGCTTGTCACAGATGTTCTTTATTAAACTCTTCACTGTCATGGAATCTTCAGTGCTGTTGGCCATGGCCTTTGATCGATTTGTGGCCATCTCTAATCCCCTCAGGTATGCCACCACTTTAACTGACTCCAGAATAACTCAAATTGTAGTGGCAATTGTCATCAGGGGGACACTAACACTGACACCAATGGTAGCACTTCTTACAAGACTGTCCTTCTGCCGCAGCCACGTACTCCACCACTCCTACTGCTTCCACCCCGATGTGATGAAGCTCTCGTGCACAGACACCAGGATCAACAATGCAGTCGGGTTGACAGCCATGATCTCTACCGTTGGTGTGGACTCAATCCTCATCCCCGTTTCTTATGTTTTGATTACTAAGATTGTCCTCAGCATCGCATCcccagaagagaggaagaaggccTTCAGCATGTGCATCTCCCATATTGGGGCTGTTGCTGTTTTCTATATTCCATTGATCAGTCTGTCCTTTGTTCACAGATTTGGGAAACGAGTCCCAGCCTACGTACATACTATGATTGCTAACACTTACTTGCTGATCCCCCCTGTAATGAACCCCATCATCTACAGTGTGAAGACCAAACAGATACGCAAAGCTGTGATAAAAATTCTCCATTCCAAAGACACGTAG